The following nucleotide sequence is from Streptomyces leeuwenhoekii.
CCTACGGGAACGGCTGGCGGCAGGTGAAGCTGTACTTCATGTGCGGCCTGCCGACCGAGACCGACGAGGACGTCCTGCAGATCGCCGACATGGCCACCCGCGTGATCCAGAAGGGCCGCGAGGTGTCGGGTTCGAACGACATCCGCTGCACCGTCTCCATCGGCGGTTTCGTCCCCAAGCCCCACACCCCCTTCCAGTGGGCGCCGCAGCTCTCGGCCGAGGAGACCGACGCCCGGCTGGCCAAGCTGCGCGACAAGATCCGCGGTGACAAGAAGTACGGCCGTTCCATCGGCTTCCGGTACCACGACGGCAAGCCCGGCATCGTCGAGGGACTGCTGTCGCGCGGCGACCGCCGTATCGGCGCGGTCATCCGGGCCGTGTACGAGGACGGCGGCCGCTTCGACGGCTGGCGCGAGCACTTCTCGTACGACCGCTGGATGAGCTGCGCGGAGAAGGCGCTGGCGCCGTTCGGCGTGGACGTCGACTGGTACACCACCCGTGAGCGCGGCTACGAGGAGGTCCTGCCCTGGGACCACCTCGACTCCGGCCTCGACAAGGACTGGCTCTGGGAGGACTGGCAGGACGCCCTCGACGAGACCGAGGTCGAGGACTGCCGCTGGACACCGTGCTTCGACTGCGGGGTCTGCCCGCAGATGGACACCCACATCCAGATCGGCCCCACGGGCAAGAAGCTGCTGCCGCTGACGGTCAAGAACGCGGCGCCCAGCGCCGGCTGAGGCCGGTCGCGTCGGGCACGTCGTACGCCCCGTCCGGGTTCCGGCCCGGGCGGGGCGACGTGTGTTCGAGGGGTGGTGAGGGGGCGGGGGGTCTGCCGGGCGGCCGGGAGTGGCTGTCGTACGGGGTGCATCCGGACGGGGCGCGGGTGCGTCTACACCGGTATGGAACTGCAGAAACAGCCCTCGGAGAGCCCCGCGCCGTCCGATGTGCCCGCACATCCGGTGCACGGTGAGCGGCAGCCGGCGCAGGGCGAGGGGTGTCTCGTCATCGCCATCCGCATCCCGGTGCGGCTCGTGACGCTGATGCTGGTCGTGCCGGTGCGGATGATGTGGGACGTGCTGGTCGTCGGGGCGCGGTTCCTGAACGGCACGGTGCTGCGGCCGGCCGGGCGGGCCCTGCTCTGGCTGGGGCGCGCGGTCTTCGTGTGGCCCTTCGTGGGGCTGTGGCGGTACGTCGTCGTGCCCGTGGCGAAGGGGCTGGCCTGGCTGGGGAAGGTCTGTGTCGTCGTCCCGGCGGCCTGGGTGTACCGGTGGCTGCTGACGCCGGTCGGGCACGGGTTCGGGTGGGTGTACAGGCGGGTCCTCACTCCGGTCGGGCACGCGGTGCTGTGGGTGCTGCGGGGCGTGGGCGCGGGGATCGTCTTCGTCGTGGGCGCCGTGTACCACGTGCTGGCCGTGCTCGCGCGGTACCTGGTGGCCGTCCCCGCGCTGTGGCTGTACCGGTGGGTGCTGACGCCCCTCGGACACGCTCTCGCCTGGTGCGGCCGGGGTCTGGCGTGTGTGCGCGGATGGCCGTGACCGGTGTCGGCACCGCGCTGTACTGGACCGGCCGGGTGCTGTTCGTGCTGCCCGCCCTCGGTGTCTGGCGGTGGGTTCTGGTGCCCGTCGGGCGGGTGCTCGCCGTCGTCGGGGCGGAGGTGTGGGCGGCGCTCGGGCACGCCTGGCGGGTGGCGGGGCACATCTCGCTCGCCGTCGGGAGGGCCCTGGGCAGGCTTCTGCGGCTGGTCCTCGTGGAGCCGGTGCGGTGGGTGTACCGCACGGTGCTGACGCCCGTCGGGCACGCCGTGCGGGACACGGTGCTCAGGCCCGCCGCCGAGGCGGCCCGCGGGGCCGGCCGGGCCGTGCGGCAGGCGGTCGGCACCGCCCGGGCGGCGGCGCGGCAGGCGCGCGCCGATGTGCGGCGGATGCTGTTCGGGGAGCGGGTGCCGGCCCGGGGCGTGGACCGGCGGGAACCTTCGGGCACCGAGGGACGTACTCTTGGTAGCAGTACGACCGCTCTCACGAAGGACTGAACGACACTGGGCAAGCGACAGCCCGAAGGCCCGCCGCCGGTACCCGCGGTGCAGCGCATCCGTCTGCGGTACACCAAACGCGGCCGCCTCCGGTTCACCAGCCACCGTGACTTCCAGCGTGCCTTCGAGCGTGCGCTGCGCCGTGCCGAGGTGCCGATGGCGTACTCGGCGGGGTTCACGCCGCACCCGAAGGTGTCGTACGCCAATGCCGCACCCACCGGCACGGGCAGCGAGGCGGAGTACCTGGAGATCGCGCTCACCGAGCCGCGCGACCCCGAGCAGCTGAGAGCCCTCCTCGACGAGTCGCTGCCCGCCGGGCTCGATGTCGTCGAGGCGGTCGAGGCCCGGACCTCCGGGCTCGCCGACCGGCTGACGGCCTCCGTGTGGGAGCTGCGGCTGGACGGGGTGGAGCCCGCGGAGGCCGCGCGCGCCGTGGAGGCGTTCAACGCGGCCGGGGCCGTGGAGGTCCAGCGCCTCACCAAGAACGGCGTCCGCACCTTCGACGCCCGCCCGGCCGTCGCGAGTCTGGAGAGCGTGGAAACGCACGGTTCGCCGGCTGATAGGCCGAGCGACCGGCCCTGTGCGATACTGCGGCTGGTTGTTCGGCACGTGACGCCTGCCGTACGACCCGACGACGTCCTGTCCGGTCTCCGCGCCGTGGCCGACCTGGCGCCGCCGGTCCCCGCAGCGGTGACCAGGCTGGCGCAGGGGCTGTTCGATGAAGAGACCGGCACGGTGACCGACCCGCTCGCGCCCGACCGCGAGGCAGCAGCGAACGAGCCCCAGACGGCCGACGCGACTGCCGCCGCGAAGGCGCCGGCGTAAGGAAGGTCCCGCGCAGGGACGTACGTCGAAGCGCCGCCCTCGAACTCGGGAGCCACCTGGGTCGGGCAGCGCACCGACCAGAAGACTTTCGCCAGGCCGTGCACAAAAAGGGGTACGGAACCGGCGAGACAGGACACAGAGAGCTTCCGAGCGGCGCCCGCGCCCCGGACGGCGGCATCCGCGCAGCGCGCGAGCCGCGGACGTCAACGGTGATCGACGTGATCGACGCCGGACCAGGCGCGGCGCCCGGGAGCCTGACGGGAG
It contains:
- a CDS encoding TIGR03936 family radical SAM-associated protein; amino-acid sequence: MQRIRLRYTKRGRLRFTSHRDFQRAFERALRRAEVPMAYSAGFTPHPKVSYANAAPTGTGSEAEYLEIALTEPRDPEQLRALLDESLPAGLDVVEAVEARTSGLADRLTASVWELRLDGVEPAEAARAVEAFNAAGAVEVQRLTKNGVRTFDARPAVASLESVETHGSPADRPSDRPCAILRLVVRHVTPAVRPDDVLSGLRAVADLAPPVPAAVTRLAQGLFDEETGTVTDPLAPDREAAANEPQTADATAAAKAPA